In the genome of Syntrophales bacterium, the window CCTCTTCACGGGTATACGTGCTCAGGCTGAACCGTATGGAGCCGTGAGCCATTGTGAACGGGACGCCCATAGCGCGCATGACGTGTGACGGCTGGAGCGAACCGGATGTGCAGGCAGACCCGGAAGAAGCGCAGATGCCGTACTCGTTCATCATGAGCAGAATTCCCTCACCCTCCACGAATTCAAAACTGATGTTCGTGGTATTCGGCAACCGGTTTTCCCGGCTCCCGTTCACCCTGGAGTTCGGTATGGAGGCGATTATGGTTTCTTCCAGTCTGTCACGGAGAATCCGGACCCTGCCGCCCATGTCCTGCAGGTTCTCCAGGGCCAGTTCGCACGCCTTTCCAAGTCCTATGATGGAGGGAACGTTTTCTGTTCCGCCCCGGCGTTCTCGTTCCTGGTGGCCTCCGATAAGAAGAGGGTTAAATTTTGTTCCCTTACGGATGTAGAGGACGCCGATGCCCTTCGGCGCGTGAAGCTTGTGCCCCGAAAGAGACAGCATGTCGATAGCCGTGGGCCCGACGTTGATGGGAATTTTCCCCACCGCCTGGACGGCGTCGGTGTGAAAAAGGATATTCCTGTTTCGGGCCATTTCCGCCGCTTCGGCGACGGGGAAGATGACCCCCGTTTCGTTGTTTGCCCACATGAGACTCACCAGGGCCGTGTCCGCGGTGAGGCTCGCCCGATAGGCATCCATGTCGAGAAGGCCGTCCCGGTCGACAGGCAGTTCTGTGACCCGGTATCCGTTCCTGGAAAGAACGGAGCAGAGTCCCCGTACTGCCTGGT includes:
- the nifS gene encoding cysteine desulfurase NifS translates to MSIIYLDNNATTRIDAAVLEDMMPYLTDFYGNPSSMHSFGGEVAKAIVTARGQVARLIGVSPEEIIFTSCGTESDNAAIRSALAVNPDKRHIVTSRVEHQAVRGLCSVLSRNGYRVTELPVDRDGLLDMDAYRASLTADTALVSLMWANNETGVIFPVAEAAEMARNRNILFHTDAVQAVGKIPINVGPTAIDMLSLSGHKLHAPKGIGVLYIRKGTKFNPLLIGGHQERERRGGTENVPSIIGLGKACELALENLQDMGGRVRILRDRLEETIIASIPNSRVNGSRENRLPNTTNISFEFVEGEGILLMMNEYGICASSGSACTSGSLQPSHVMRAMGVPFTMAHGSIRFSLSTYTREEEIDVVIGHLVRIIDALRKMSPFWNDDGICRVQ